Proteins encoded within one genomic window of Acipenser ruthenus chromosome 32, fAciRut3.2 maternal haplotype, whole genome shotgun sequence:
- the LOC117965102 gene encoding uncharacterized protein LOC117965102 — protein sequence MMPCCLRFGITLLLAVLVTEVWTQNPPLGSVRTECQGSVMMMTLDKSFVGKYFRINVIDNKGTLVSLSPRLAAQCGYSFTVDFLGNAKFLASVLSCFAQNTNDETYKLTVQISVFSNSAMTSASSYVQSMTCRYSPWAEREILCERNYMEVSVRRGVPLIEPNFVQDDPDWSLAYPEATAADNSIWKIVFHLPANRKTTMTVARGMTNGYGINTTPTRILVRAAYNSTESQPQVIQTVPMAVLRSTTFYKQRWMVMMVDTAVTCPTDGTAFTEQMITWNVPRVLPPLVPTPQITTLDVQMGVDGRKLDPATIHNRDYKLDVGPQLITVKIPVGADGGYYKSHVLDNAYVISYSIEPMLEHTWQDGPEKTKYTVLHPITTPFMPRPPVVTNNTVPKARVFNVTLGTFLPDVELVKIIVGPETLTVPEANLKGYNVQEHVFPNGSKTYTLQVPFEDPNVKQKVTPPDTRTYILPLTYLLNIVPENTPFTHPAVVEAILKDIIPPTVTGYCDGAAFYTMVTYGNMGRNWIPFVGSRELGGSLLALYKYNANSTNFWMTVPYNSVDATYEVISSSGIRSRLDLTLKDIGTMVVVADFSLSCSFPTKMIDCFTNGTMAALAVKVESVPSLSPSQLTLRDPSCRPLQSDAINAVFYFNVNSCGTTRRFDNNLLTYENEVLFTSYRLRVACHYLVNDTKVVQFLYQNNPAPVVQPGLGDLAVIMRLALDSTYNDFYGARDYPVVKYLRRPLYFEVELLYSRDPQAELFLENCWATYSADRNSSPKWDVVVDSCENSADEYLTIFHPVSSNARVLFPSHLKRFEVKMFSFTSGRDALKGQIYFHCSVVICDSNRPSDGLCSRRCIPGKQRLGRSAEGMDGDAIKAFVSSGPIELKRDGSLHFMPRSGQFNVWSLLGAAVGVCSVVFFVAGVVYFWKMPKSVY from the exons atgatgccgtgttgtcttagatttgg aataacattgctgttggcagtgttagtcactgaagtttggacgcagaacccccctctag gctcggtgaggacagaatgtcaagggagtgttatgatgatgacgttggataagtcttttgttggaaagtattttcgcatcaatgtgattg ACAATAAGGGGacgcttgtgtccctctctccaagactggccgcacagtgtggatatagcttcactgttgacttcttgggaaatgccaagttccttgcttctgtgctgagctgctttgctcagaacaca aatgatgagacctacaagctgacagtacaaatcagtgtcttctcaaacagtgctatgacttcagcttcctcctatgttcagagcatgacatgccgctattctccatgggcagagagggagattctgtgtgaaagaaactacatggag gtttctgtgagaagaggtgttccacttattgagccaaactttgttcaagatgatcctgattggtcccttgcgTACCCagag gcaactgctgctgacaacagcatctggaaaattgtgttccatctcccagcaaatagaaagacaaccatgactgttgctcggggcatgacaaatggctatggcataaacactacaccaactcgaattctggttagagctgcatacaactccacagaaagccagcctcaggtg atccaaactgtaccaatggctgtgctaagatcaaccaccttttataagcaaagatggatggtcatgatggtggacactgcagttacatgtcctactg atggaacggccttcacagaacagatgattacatggaatgttccccgtgttctgcctcctcttgttccgacaccacaaattactacccttgatgttcaaatgggagttgatggccgcaagcttgaccctgcaacgattcataatagagattataaactggatgttggtccccagctaatcactgtaaaaattcctgtgggagctgatggtggatattacaag agccatgtattggacaacgcctatgtgatctcttactctattgaaccaatgctggagcatacctggcaagatgggcctgagaagaccaagtacacagtacttcatccaataaccactcctttcatgcctcggccaccagttgtcacaaaca acactgttcctaaagccagagtgttcaatgtgaccctggggacattcctgcctgatgtggagctggtcaaaattatagttggaccagagacgttaactgtgccagaagccaacctaaaaggttataatgtccaggagcatgtctttcccaatggatccaagacctacactctccaggtgccatttgaggaccccaatgtgaagcaaaag gtaactcctccagacaccagaacctacattctgcccctgacctacttgctgaatatcgtgccagagaatacaccctttactcatcctgctgtagtcgaagccattctcaaagacatca ttccacctacagtaactggctactgtgatggtgctgcattctataccatggtaacatatggcaacatgggtcgcaactggattccttttgtgggctcaagagagcttggtggaagtctgcttgccctgtacaagtataatgccaactctaccaatttctggatgactgtcccatacaattcagttgatgccacatatgaa gtgatcagttcttcaggcatcagaagcaggcttgacttgaccttgaaggatattgggaccatggttgtggtggctgacttctccctgtcctgcagtttccctacaaagatgattg attgcttcaccaatggaactatggcagctcttgctgtgaaagtggaatctgtccccagcttgtctccaagtcaactaactctaagggatccGAGTTGCCGacctcttcagtctgatgctatcaatgccgttttctacttcaatgtcaactcctgtggcacaactagaagg tttgacaacaacctcctgacttatgagaatgaagtgctgttcacatcttaccg gttgagagttgcctgtcactatctggtcaatgacaccaaggtagtgcagttcttgtaccagaataatcctgcacctgtagtccagcctggcttgggggaccttgcagtcatcatgcggcttgcattgg attctACCTACAACGACTTCTATGGAGCtcgggattaccctgttgtgaagtacttgcgaagacccttgtattttgaggtagagctcctgtacagcagggatccacaggctgaattgtttttggagaactgctgggcaacctattctgccgacaggaatagctctcccaagtgggatgttgttgtggacag ctgtgagaactctgcagatgagtacttgaccatctttcacccagtctccagcaatgcaagagtgctgttcccttcccatctgaaaaggtttgaagtgaaaatgttttccttcacaagcggccgggatgcactgaaaggacag atttacttccactgcagtgttgtgatatgtgattcaaaccggccatcagacggcctctgtagcagacggtgcattccagggaaacagaggcttg gtcgcagtgctgaagggatggatggtgaTGCAATAAAGgcatttgtgtcttctggcccaattgagctgaagagagatggatcccttcactttatgcctagaagcg gccaattcaatgtgtggtcccttctgggagctgcagtgggtgtgtgttcagtggttttctttgtagctggagttgtatatttttggaaaatgcccaaaagtgtgtattga
- the LOC117395338 gene encoding uncharacterized protein LOC117395338, which translates to MMPCCLRFGITLLLAVLVTEVWTQNPPLGSVRTECQGSVMMMMLDKSFVGKYFRINVIDNKGAIVSLSPRLAAQCGYSLTVDFLGNAKVLASVVSCFAQNTNETYKLTVQISVFSNSAMTSASSYVQSMTCRYSPWAEREILCERNYMEVSVRRGVPLIEPNFVQDDPDWSLAYPEATAADNSIWKIVFHLPANRKTTMTVAQAMTNGYGINTTPTRILVRAAYNSTESQPQVIQTVPMAVLRSTTFYKQRWMVMMVDTAVTCPTDGTAFTEQMITWSVPRVLPPLVPTPQITTLDVQMGVDGRKLDPATIHNRDYKLDVGPQLITVKIPVGADGGYYKSHVLDNTYVISYSIEPMLEHTWQDGPEKTKYTVLHPITTPFMPRPPVVTNNTVPKARVFNVTLGTFLPDVELVKIIVGPETLTLPEANLKGYNVQEHVFPNGSKTYTLQVPFEDPNVKQKVTPPDTRTYILPLTYLLNIVPENTPFTHPAVVEAVLKDIIPPTVTGYCDGAAFYTMVTYGNMGRNWIPFVGSRELGGNLLALYKYNANSTNFWMTVPYNSVDATYEVISSSGIRSRLDLTLKDIGTMVVVADFSLSCSFPTKMIDCFTNGTMAALAVKVESVPSLSPSQLTLRDPSCRPLQSDAINAVFYFNVNSCGTTRRFDNNLLTYENEVLFTSYRLRVACHYLVNDTKVVQFLY; encoded by the exons atgatgccgtgttgtcttagatttgg aataacattgctgttagcagtgttagtcactgaagtttggacgcagaacccccctctag gctcggtgaggacagaatgtcaagggagtgttatgatgatgatgttggataagtcttttgttggaaagtattttcgcatcaatgtgattg acaataagggggcgattgtgtccctctctccaagactggccgcacagtgtggatatagcttaactgttgacttcttgggaaatgccaaggTCCTTGCTTCTGTGgtgagctgctttgctcagaacaca aatgagaCCTAtaagctgacagtacaaatcagtgtcttctcaaacagtgctatgacttcagcttcctcctatgttcagagcatgacatgccgctattctccatgggcagagagggagattctgtgtgaaagaaactacatggag gtttctgtgagaagaggtgtgccacttattgagccaaactttgttcaagatgatcctgattggtcccttgcataccctgag gcaactgctgctgacaacagcatctggaaaattgtgttccatctcccagcaaatagaaagaccactatgactgttgctcaggccatgacaaacggatatggcataaacactacaccaactcgaattctggttagagctgcatacaattccacagaaagccagcctcaggtg atccaaactgtaccaatggctgtgctaagatcaaccaccttttataagcaaagatggatggtcatgatggtggacactgcagttacatgtcctactg atggaacagccttcacagaacagatgattacatggagTGTTCCTCGTGTTCTGCCTCCTcttgttccgacaccacaaattactacccttgatgttcaaatgggagttgatggccgcaagcttgaccctgcaacgattcataatagagattataaactggatgtcggtccccagctaatcactgtaaaaattcctgtgggagctgatggtggatattacaag agccatgtattggacaacacctatgtgatctcttactctattgaaccaatgctggagcatacctggcaagatgggcctgagaagaccaagtacacagtacttcatccaataaccactcctttcatgcctcggccaccagttgtcacaaaca acactgttcctaaagccagagtgttcaatgtgaccctggggacattcctgcctgatgtggagctggtcaaaattatagttggaccagagacgttaactctgccagaagccaacctaaaaggttataatgtccaggagcatgtctttcccaatggatccaagacctacactctccaggtgccatttgaggaccccaatgtgaagcaaaag gtaactcctccagacaccagaacctacattctgcccctgacctacttgctgaatatagtgccagagaatacaccctttactcatcctgctgtagtcgaagctgttctcaaagacatca ttccacctacagtaactggctactgtgatggtgctgcattctataccatggtaacatatggcaacatgggtcgcaactggattccttttgtgggctcaagagaacttggtggaaatctgcttgccctgtacaagtataatgccaactctaccaatttctggatgactgtgccatacaattcagttgatgccacatatgaa gtgatcagttcttcaggcatcagaagcagacttgacttgaccttgaaggatattgggaccatggttgtggtggctgacttctccctgtcctgcagtttccctacaaagatgattg attgcttcaccaatggaactatggcagctcttgcagtgaaagtggaatctgtccccagcttgtctccaagtcaactaactctaagggatccAAGTTGCCGACCTCTTCAGTCCGATGCtatcaatgcggttttctacttcaatgtcaactcctgtggcacaactagaagg tttgacaacaacctcctgacttatgagaatgaagtgctgttcacatcttaccg gttgagagttgcctgtcactatctggtcaatgacaccaaggtagtgCAGTTCTTGTACtag